In the genome of Manduca sexta isolate Smith_Timp_Sample1 unplaced genomic scaffold, JHU_Msex_v1.0 HiC_scaffold_444, whole genome shotgun sequence, one region contains:
- the LOC119193366 gene encoding LOW QUALITY PROTEIN: bis(5'-adenosyl)-triphosphatase-like (The sequence of the model RefSeq protein was modified relative to this genomic sequence to represent the inferred CDS: inserted 1 base in 1 codon), producing MNIGIFYLLRSRAIENQCYVIAAAQVGQHNPKRRSYGHALCVDPWGEVLADCGDSAPCYKVAEISXKLLDVRRNMPVFQHRRSDIYSLYALSVRKGLLPQHSEDSVMPETPPLIPESGPSNVFGHVRIPESCVFYKSKLSYAFVNLRCVTSGHVLVAPIRMAERNKDLTDEEAEDFYKTIRLVQKLVEKVHNTQSCTITIQDGPDAGQTVQHLHCHIMPRKKGDFIENDLIYLELAKHDQFKSGHPSKPARSLEERQAEAKSLREEVQKMIEEGRLLSR from the exons ATGAATATTGGCATATTTTATCTTCTCAGATCAAGAGCGATAGAGAACCAATGCTACGTGATCGCCGCGGCTCAGGTGGGCCAGCACAACCCCAAGCGCCGCTCGTACGGGCACGCGTTGTGCGTGGACCCGTGGGGCGAAGTGCTAGCCGATTGTGGGGACTCCGCCCCCTGTTACAAAGTGGCGGAGATAT AGAAACTATTAGACGTCAGACGAAATATGCCTGTGTTTCAACACAGAAG aAGTGATATCTACTCCCTGTATGCCCTCTCGGTGAGGAAGGGCCTCCTTCCCCAGCATTCCGAAGACAGTGTGATGCCGGAAACGCCCCCTCTAATACCGGAAAGCGGACCGTCCAATGTGTTCGGACACGTACGGATTCCGGAGAGCTGTGTGTTTTACAAATCGAAATTAAGCTATGCTTTTGTGAATTTAAG ATGCGTTACCTCAGGCCACGTGCTCGTAGCTCCAATAAGAATGGCCGAGAGGAACAAGGACCTTACGGACGAGGAAGCCGAAGACTTCTACAAAACTATAAGGCTGGTGCaaaag cTAGTGGAGAAAGTGCACAACACACAATCCTGTACGATTACGATACAAGACGGACCGGACGCGGGACAGACAGTACag CACCTTCATTGTCACATAATGCCGAGGAAAAAAGGGGACTTCATTGAAAATGATTTGATATATCTCGAATTAGCGAAACACGACCA gttcaaatccggTCATCCATCGAAGCCAGCTAGAAGTTTAGAAGAAAGGCAAGCGGAAGCGAAGAGTTTGAGGGAAGAAGTACAGAAGATGATAGAAGAAGGTAGATTATTAAGTAGATAA